A window of Bradyrhizobium sp. AZCC 1610 contains these coding sequences:
- a CDS encoding L-aspartate oxidase, whose product MSTEISALNNRPVIIGGGAAGLMTALQLAPEPVLLLSKAPLGAEASSLWAQGGLAAAMGGDDDPVLHLADTLTAGAGLCDEAVASRIVHAAPAAVEHLARLGVAFDRRADGGWRLGLEAAHGRNRIVHATGDGTGREIMRALIAAVRRCPSITLLEGFEARSLIVEDNAIKGVLAVNAHGPLVIGTSRVVIATGGIGGLFLDSTNPAGCFGQGLALAARAGALLSDLEFIQFHPTAFDGPSRPMPLVTEAVRGDGAILIDDTGQRFMADQPGAELAARDIVARAVWRRRAEGHRVFLDARKHPGQDFAKRYPIISAFCKMAGIDPATDPIPVRPAVHYHMGGISVDIEGRSTVDGLWACGEVSRTGLHGANRLASNSLMEAIVCAQWVAESVKGASRGSLKAHAVNTLAPASDPSAARPILSQGLGVLRDRHGIERAIRSLYPIASGRSAASDPALVGLMIAVAAWRREESRGGHYRNDYPETLPSAMPSSISLAEALEVARNVVESGSLSVGSVQP is encoded by the coding sequence ATGAGCACGGAGATTTCAGCGCTCAACAACCGTCCCGTTATCATCGGCGGCGGCGCAGCCGGATTGATGACCGCGCTCCAGTTGGCGCCGGAACCGGTGTTGCTGCTGTCGAAGGCGCCGCTTGGCGCGGAAGCGTCGAGCCTGTGGGCGCAAGGCGGCCTTGCCGCGGCGATGGGCGGGGATGACGACCCCGTCCTGCATTTGGCCGACACGCTCACCGCGGGCGCTGGCCTTTGCGATGAAGCCGTCGCGAGCCGCATCGTCCACGCGGCCCCCGCGGCTGTCGAGCATCTCGCCAGACTTGGCGTCGCCTTCGACCGGCGGGCAGACGGCGGCTGGCGGCTCGGCCTGGAAGCCGCGCACGGCCGCAACCGGATTGTGCACGCCACCGGCGACGGCACAGGGCGCGAGATCATGCGCGCCCTGATCGCAGCGGTGCGCCGCTGCCCGTCGATTACCCTGCTTGAAGGCTTCGAGGCGCGCAGCCTGATCGTCGAGGACAATGCCATCAAGGGCGTACTCGCGGTAAATGCGCACGGTCCGCTGGTGATCGGCACCAGTCGCGTCGTGATCGCGACGGGTGGAATCGGCGGCCTGTTTTTGGACAGTACCAACCCGGCCGGTTGCTTCGGTCAGGGGCTTGCGCTCGCGGCACGCGCCGGCGCGCTGCTCTCCGATCTCGAGTTCATCCAGTTTCACCCGACCGCCTTCGACGGGCCGTCGCGTCCGATGCCGCTGGTCACCGAAGCCGTGCGCGGCGACGGCGCGATCCTGATCGACGACACCGGGCAACGCTTCATGGCAGACCAGCCTGGTGCCGAGCTTGCGGCCCGCGACATCGTCGCACGTGCGGTCTGGCGCCGCCGCGCGGAGGGACATCGCGTCTTCCTCGATGCACGGAAACATCCGGGACAGGACTTTGCCAAGCGTTATCCCATCATCTCTGCGTTCTGCAAAATGGCCGGAATCGATCCCGCGACCGATCCGATTCCGGTGAGGCCGGCGGTGCACTACCACATGGGCGGGATATCGGTGGATATCGAGGGACGCAGCACCGTGGACGGCCTGTGGGCCTGCGGCGAAGTCAGTCGCACCGGGCTGCATGGCGCCAACCGGCTCGCCAGCAATTCGCTGATGGAAGCCATCGTCTGTGCGCAATGGGTTGCGGAAAGCGTCAAGGGCGCAAGCCGCGGCTCGCTGAAAGCGCACGCGGTCAACACGCTTGCGCCCGCGTCCGATCCTTCCGCCGCGCGGCCGATCCTGTCGCAAGGCCTCGGCGTGCTGCGCGACCGGCACGGCATCGAACGCGCGATCCGCAGCCTCTATCCGATCGCCAGCGGCAGAAGTGCGGCTTCCGATCCCGCGCTGGTGGGATTGATGATCGCGGTCGCCGCCTGGCGGCGTGAGGAAAGCCGCGGCGGGCACTACCGCAACGACTACCCTGAGACCCTGCCCTCGGCCATGCCGTCTTCCATCTCGCTTGCGGAAGCGCTCGAAGTCGCCCGCAACGTTGTTGAATCCGGATCTTTGTCAGTCGGGAGCGTCCAGCCGTGA
- the nadC gene encoding carboxylating nicotinate-nucleotide diphosphorylase, with protein MTLAPLLPVMYEPLVRTALLEDLGRAGDITADAIVAADRNASLVLRARQPGVVAGLDIAGCAFQLVNPAIRLTAERPDGSMVAPGDAIAAIEGPARGLLTGERTALNFLCHLSGVATATASLVSAAQGTKARIVCTRKTTPGLRTLEKYAVRAGGGSNHRFGLDDAILIKDNHIALAGDVRTAVERAKAHAGHLVKIEIEVDTLSQLEQALAIGVDAVLLDNMTVEELRQAVAMTDGRAITEASGRITAETAKAIAATGVDLISAGWLTHSSAALDIGLDYLGLNRKAA; from the coding sequence GTGACACTAGCCCCACTTCTGCCTGTCATGTACGAGCCGCTGGTTCGAACCGCCCTGCTCGAAGACCTCGGACGCGCCGGCGACATCACGGCGGATGCGATCGTTGCGGCCGACAGGAACGCCTCGCTGGTGCTGCGCGCGCGCCAGCCCGGCGTCGTTGCCGGGCTCGACATCGCGGGCTGTGCATTTCAGCTCGTGAATCCTGCCATCCGACTCACCGCCGAGCGGCCTGACGGCAGCATGGTGGCGCCGGGAGATGCGATCGCCGCCATCGAGGGGCCGGCGCGCGGGCTATTGACCGGTGAACGGACGGCGCTGAATTTTCTGTGCCATCTCAGCGGCGTGGCCACTGCAACGGCCTCGCTGGTGTCGGCTGCGCAAGGCACCAAGGCGCGCATCGTCTGCACCCGCAAGACCACGCCCGGATTGCGCACGCTGGAAAAATACGCAGTCCGCGCCGGTGGCGGCAGCAATCACCGCTTCGGCCTCGACGACGCCATTCTGATCAAGGACAACCACATTGCGCTGGCCGGCGACGTCCGTACCGCAGTGGAGCGCGCGAAAGCGCATGCCGGCCATCTCGTCAAGATCGAGATCGAGGTCGATACCCTGTCGCAGCTCGAACAGGCCCTCGCGATCGGCGTGGATGCCGTGCTGCTCGACAACATGACGGTCGAGGAACTGCGGCAGGCGGTGGCGATGACGGACGGCCGGGCCATCACGGAAGCTTCCGGCCGCATCACCGCCGAGACCGCCAAAGCGATCGCCGCCACCGGCGTCGACCTGATTTCCGCGGGCTGGCTGACCCACAGCTCCGCCGCGCTCGATATTGGGCTCGACTATCTCGGACTCAATCGGAAGGCAGCTTAG
- a CDS encoding O-acetylhomoserine aminocarboxypropyltransferase, which translates to MTDRLPGFSTLAVHAGAQPDPTTGARVTPIYQTTSFVFNDADHAASLFGLQAFGNIYTRIGNPTTAVLEERIAALEGGTAALAVASGHAAQVVVLQQLMMPGDEFIAARKLYGGSINQFTHAFKSFGWNVAWADPDDIGSFERAVTPRTKAIFIESIANPAGSITDIEAIAEVARRAGVPLIVDNTLATPYLIRPIDHGADIVVHSLTKFLGGHGNSLGGIIVDGGTFDWSKDNKYPMLNEPRPEYHGIRIQETFGNFAFAIACRVLGLRDLGPAISPFNAFMILTGIETLPLRMQKHCENAKAVAEFLAGHSAVASVNYAGLASDKYNKLARKYAPKGAGAVFTFSLRGGYDAGVNLVSNLKLFSHLANVGDTRSLVIHPASTTHSQLDDAAKVRSGAAPDVVRLSIGIEDKEDLIADLEQALTA; encoded by the coding sequence ATGACCGATCGTCTCCCGGGATTTTCGACCCTTGCCGTGCATGCCGGTGCGCAGCCCGATCCTACCACCGGCGCGCGGGTGACGCCGATCTATCAAACCACGTCCTTTGTGTTCAACGATGCCGACCATGCCGCCTCGCTGTTCGGGCTGCAGGCGTTCGGCAACATCTATACCCGCATCGGCAACCCGACCACCGCGGTTCTGGAAGAGCGCATTGCGGCGCTGGAAGGCGGCACCGCGGCGCTTGCGGTCGCCTCGGGACACGCGGCGCAGGTCGTCGTGCTGCAGCAATTGATGATGCCGGGCGACGAGTTCATCGCCGCGCGAAAACTCTACGGCGGCTCGATCAACCAGTTCACGCATGCATTCAAGAGTTTTGGCTGGAACGTGGCGTGGGCCGATCCCGACGACATCGGCAGTTTCGAGCGCGCGGTGACGCCGCGCACCAAGGCGATCTTCATCGAATCGATCGCCAACCCCGCCGGCAGCATCACCGACATCGAGGCGATTGCGGAAGTGGCCCGCAGGGCCGGCGTGCCGCTGATCGTCGACAACACGCTGGCGACGCCGTACCTGATCCGCCCGATCGACCATGGCGCCGACATCGTCGTACACTCGCTGACGAAGTTTCTCGGCGGCCACGGCAATTCGCTCGGCGGCATCATCGTCGACGGCGGCACCTTCGACTGGTCGAAGGACAACAAATATCCGATGCTCAACGAGCCGCGGCCGGAATATCACGGCATCAGAATCCAGGAGACCTTCGGCAATTTCGCCTTCGCGATCGCCTGCCGCGTGCTTGGATTGCGCGACCTCGGCCCGGCGATTTCGCCGTTCAACGCCTTCATGATCCTGACCGGAATCGAGACGCTGCCGCTGCGCATGCAGAAGCATTGCGAAAATGCCAAGGCGGTCGCGGAATTTCTAGCCGGACATTCCGCCGTGGCGTCGGTGAACTATGCCGGCCTCGCCAGCGACAAGTACAACAAGCTGGCGCGCAAATACGCGCCGAAGGGCGCCGGTGCGGTGTTCACCTTCAGCCTGAGGGGCGGCTACGACGCCGGCGTCAACCTGGTGTCGAACCTGAAACTGTTCTCGCATCTGGCCAATGTCGGCGACACCCGTTCGCTGGTGATTCACCCGGCATCGACCACGCACAGCCAGCTCGACGACGCCGCCAAGGTGAGGTCCGGCGCCGCACCCGATGTCGTACGCCTGTCGATCGGAATCGAGGACAAGGAAGATCTGATCGCGGATCTGGAGCAAGCGCTGACGGCGTAA
- the nadA gene encoding quinolinate synthase NadA produces MASLSSTALARSAELYDRVRRVIPPPEWATFAEDVDAILELKRSRNAVVLAHNYQTPEIFHGVADIVGDSLLLAREATKVDADIIVLAGVHFMAETAKLLNPEKTVLIPDLAAGCSLADSITAQDVRLMRQRYPGVPIVTYVNTSTAVKAESDICCTSGNALKVVESFGAERVIMLPDEYLAQNIATQTNVKIIAWKGHCEVHELFTASDVRQLRENHPDVTILAHPECPPEVVAEADFSGSTAAMSDFVGKQRPPRVVLLTECSMSDNVSVLHPDVEFIRPCNLCPHMKRITLKNIRQALETGRHEVTIDPAIAAPARRAVERMLAI; encoded by the coding sequence ATGGCCAGCCTCAGCTCCACCGCACTCGCCCGTTCCGCAGAGCTTTACGACCGGGTCAGGCGGGTCATCCCGCCGCCGGAATGGGCCACCTTCGCCGAGGACGTCGACGCCATCCTCGAACTGAAGCGAAGCCGCAACGCCGTCGTCCTCGCGCATAACTACCAGACGCCTGAAATCTTCCACGGCGTCGCCGACATCGTCGGCGACAGCCTGCTGCTGGCGCGCGAAGCCACCAAGGTCGATGCCGACATCATCGTGCTGGCCGGCGTGCACTTCATGGCCGAGACGGCCAAGCTGTTGAATCCGGAAAAGACGGTGCTGATCCCCGACCTCGCGGCCGGCTGTTCGCTCGCCGACTCCATCACCGCGCAGGACGTGCGGCTGATGCGGCAGCGCTATCCCGGCGTTCCCATCGTCACCTATGTCAACACCTCGACGGCGGTGAAGGCGGAATCCGATATCTGCTGCACCTCGGGCAATGCGCTCAAGGTCGTGGAGTCGTTCGGCGCCGAGCGTGTGATCATGCTGCCTGATGAATATCTCGCGCAGAACATCGCCACGCAGACGAACGTCAAGATCATCGCATGGAAAGGCCATTGCGAGGTGCACGAGCTGTTCACCGCGTCGGACGTCCGGCAACTGCGCGAAAATCACCCTGACGTGACCATCCTGGCGCATCCGGAGTGCCCGCCCGAAGTGGTCGCGGAAGCCGATTTCTCCGGCTCGACGGCCGCGATGTCGGACTTCGTCGGCAAGCAGCGGCCGCCCAGGGTCGTGCTGCTGACGGAATGCTCGATGAGCGACAACGTCTCGGTGCTCCATCCCGACGTCGAGTTCATCCGGCCCTGCAATCTGTGCCCGCACATGAAGCGGATCACGCTGAAGAACATCCGCCAAGCGCTGGAGACCGGCCGGCACGAGGTGACGATCGATCCCGCGATCGCGGCACCCGCCCGGCGTGCCGTCGAAAGGATGTTGGCGATATGA
- a CDS encoding FTR1 family iron permease: MGDKTKQKQVRFMSSAFIQAAVILLREGLEAMLVIAALAGYLTKAGAGHRIQALYGGALVAVGASFVAAWLFAVLNSGDHSDVLEGIIILVAAALMLYVSGWLMVKQDPRGWQEYLAQKADQALSQDTVWAVGALAFLAVFREGAETVLFINALASTEGGWSAGLFAGLAAATAALAVLFYFINLIARKLPLRPLFIVTSAFLFVMAIKFIGEAVQEFQEQAIITVTEVKGSAFLSAIGLNPSMEALSIQGLVILFALATYSVVQRNNRLMREDKAAMRAAE; encoded by the coding sequence ACAGGTTCGTTTCATGTCGTCAGCATTCATCCAGGCCGCCGTCATTTTGCTCCGTGAGGGGCTCGAAGCCATGCTCGTGATCGCAGCGCTCGCGGGCTATCTGACCAAAGCCGGGGCGGGTCATCGCATTCAGGCGCTGTATGGCGGCGCGCTCGTCGCCGTTGGGGCAAGCTTCGTTGCAGCCTGGTTGTTTGCGGTGCTGAACTCCGGCGACCACAGCGACGTTCTGGAAGGCATTATCATTTTGGTTGCCGCTGCCCTGATGCTCTACGTCAGCGGCTGGCTGATGGTGAAGCAGGATCCGCGCGGCTGGCAGGAATATCTCGCCCAGAAGGCGGACCAGGCGCTGTCGCAGGACACGGTATGGGCGGTCGGCGCGCTGGCCTTTCTTGCGGTGTTCCGCGAGGGCGCCGAAACCGTGCTGTTCATCAACGCACTGGCGAGTACTGAAGGCGGCTGGAGCGCCGGCCTGTTCGCCGGCCTTGCCGCCGCGACGGCAGCCCTTGCCGTGCTGTTCTATTTCATCAACCTGATTGCGCGAAAGCTTCCGCTGCGACCGTTGTTCATTGTCACCTCGGCATTCCTGTTCGTGATGGCGATCAAGTTTATCGGCGAGGCGGTGCAGGAGTTCCAGGAACAGGCGATCATCACGGTCACCGAGGTCAAGGGCTCGGCGTTCCTGAGCGCGATCGGCTTAAATCCATCCATGGAGGCGCTGTCGATCCAAGGCCTGGTGATCCTGTTTGCGCTAGCGACCTATTCGGTGGTCCAGCGCAACAACCGCCTGATGCGCGAGGATAAGGCCGCCATGCGCGCGGCAGAGTAA
- a CDS encoding NUDIX hydrolase — translation MAGAPQKASKTGAANAITADLVAVLVAVTDGEPKIMTIANASALPSGPFEFAHRSLQTGLRAWVEAQTGHPLGYVEQLYTFADRGRAGDAKSPHSISISYLGLTREDKVGAGFEAHWSGWYDYFPWEDQRSGLPATLAKTLASRLRAWSKTAATAGLQRERWQRAAITFGLDDREWNEELVLQRYELLYEAGLIPEAVRDGADATTVIPGRQMTGDHRRILATGIARLRAKIKYRPVVFELMPAEFTLLQLQRSVEALAGRLVHKQNFRRLIEQQQLVEETGAIAADTVGRPAKLFRFRHAVLAERAVGGTKLPLSRT, via the coding sequence GTGGCAGGGGCACCGCAGAAAGCCAGCAAAACGGGCGCTGCCAATGCGATCACGGCGGACCTGGTCGCCGTCCTTGTCGCCGTCACCGACGGCGAGCCCAAGATCATGACCATCGCCAACGCCAGCGCGCTGCCGAGCGGCCCGTTCGAATTTGCGCACCGTTCGCTGCAGACGGGATTGCGGGCATGGGTCGAGGCGCAGACCGGCCATCCGCTCGGCTATGTCGAACAGCTCTACACCTTTGCCGATCGCGGACGGGCCGGAGATGCAAAATCGCCGCATTCGATCTCGATCAGCTATCTGGGCCTGACCCGCGAAGACAAGGTCGGCGCGGGTTTTGAGGCGCATTGGTCCGGCTGGTACGATTACTTTCCATGGGAGGATCAGCGGTCCGGTCTTCCCGCTACACTGGCGAAGACATTGGCATCCCGGCTTCGGGCGTGGTCGAAAACAGCAGCCACCGCAGGCCTGCAGCGTGAACGCTGGCAGCGCGCCGCCATCACGTTTGGCCTCGACGACCGCGAATGGAACGAGGAGCTGGTGCTGCAGCGCTACGAGTTGCTCTACGAGGCCGGCTTGATACCGGAAGCGGTCCGTGACGGGGCAGATGCCACTACCGTCATTCCTGGCAGGCAAATGACCGGAGATCATCGCCGCATTCTCGCGACCGGGATCGCGAGGCTGCGCGCCAAGATCAAATACCGTCCCGTGGTGTTCGAACTGATGCCGGCGGAATTCACCCTGCTGCAGCTGCAACGCAGCGTTGAGGCGCTTGCAGGCCGTCTGGTGCACAAGCAGAATTTTCGCCGCCTGATCGAGCAGCAGCAACTCGTTGAGGAAACTGGCGCAATCGCCGCCGACACTGTGGGCCGCCCCGCCAAACTGTTTCGGTTCCGCCATGCCGTGCTGGCGGAACGGGCGGTCGGCGGCACCAAGCTCCCGCTATCGCGCACTTGA